A window of the Salarias fasciatus chromosome 7, fSalaFa1.1, whole genome shotgun sequence genome harbors these coding sequences:
- the tasor2 gene encoding uncharacterized protein tasor2 isoform X1, whose protein sequence is MERENGGVSSEGFLIPVPESSQLFETVLAPLQSAYLYEESKQFFKYKSAVRVKNPALEAKYNAFREKRKQAGYSEDDLKESYGFLLFDDANKAYALGKTGVLTGNSTCTTLGDPSKGVYISMFSDCLDSNCWYHGKSGYIAIIRLTKGKVKKVVEIYTQNLTTPTEGFDCHVSEQLPTVSSETSSFLAFERTQYYMYERLNDGSNETAPSPSAACPFAIVEFSYTDTKATLPVPQEKSEVKRIARPYLPWRGKLQIGSQSYSVGLRSTAGASMPSKLPPVVKIDKAISMVDLRHLLPKTVFETCLTGEAFLDGLYCSLCELISTEVEENRSLALLVAELKKKDAALAFPLNDGGFLILLHSSHFLGCDDMGTGSTEGLQGIFVFPDSRVAVRDVKFGLRPSAISLEKLWFLPSLRSAKGKVGKPAINSSEQLWERLVHYMCSYEALLKSRLGSWPCKEFSVLPAEYNDQNTHKHVSSSPEWIHHAWQGFNLYLSKPECFQVPLSSASDVLAAEQEEQREDLDDDVYICPSPELVDPVSNPVQDQVSDKTCTETSLDSFSSRAEARTDLPIPRQCAMHTEMGKSIDTEGKKQLISLSEDLPSELIVSITSAEQSVGVESISVGRNMSTTKHNDFKFGGISMTSKLQSVQTNSHTDETDEARKVVAYPQVTKLTKPKKRRGQRGFSKKQTLASTACVRTPSSQTEKAPDEIGSLKSQKDRTTKQMSANPRRRISSNTAWRRAIQRKHTTGAQEKTSDAEQQNMENSTLMELKAGPLRKKTEVWDLKPVVSECGRILVPHGSVDVAYHIKHIQEKIQATKDELGLDKPLLDTSTKAHNTVEMEKKACADQETSVDEMGITTSMECRNQQQNMKSHVDPEESVLEHSDNCTVSKPLNTETNVEWLNKVADHPPLREIEEKKIGFISTPMSPLKGEILLTKLKSVLSRGKRKLDFLMMEEATANTVEDIQPCHKQQKVESETEMLTRNSASTLVESIRVNDMSSMLPVDVFANALGLTPKESPVQRTQDQDYLQKEDSPETRDKQILRRPLMSSPRRRRIKTLKKFKGITEECIKKTWWLHFQTPACNSSENLTYKDCSRDNLFRKTVKENVNSVCTSTDGLNLLADLALGASSGQVPLPPHPALESPPETSLKKCELTKSLTAVDQDSILHALLRQPPARAVHLPDTTASVNHLVGGDELVGLLMKEHAYSLDPSSSLLLGLPGTPFQASPVSGSTRLLLHHQAVYGDKYKTLHSSLGQEDQYEATNSPDCLKKLLTTRQKFRHSRTFVYKDGSLQVTRQWQEKYNFAADSKFTNETKNKAIIRALHGPWDFSIQDTDPEKQLIIHMWIGLFYSRSTARFFHADSNLEYSSSEDPLDIPSAVISDPAGDDLADISDPSTPEALDLSKRSNSASSKESVVLDLSLKNSIAEAVPSDEQVSKMETSESDGQEKIIQALNELKSPRAINESQQEPGQSTEHNSDVTDVNDMAVDEERDDKSFGKTMIPFIGPDTSGDDISEPLHSLQPSDVEEIPFTSETTNSEAVLPTAVLATSEICARKTEPSSPKLPLQDVSETDQPQGNHPENRCPTPTIDEKPYESRPFGFKNADEILKNISEMSSSSSNDDLPEKKKNIATSAVNTHLHVDLEARILRVLPSVSNLPSKSNLTDKPSQIKLTDMNESSDPTPDSTSSHTYLREEEKPTMACATQDLPAESLDPNSYFKERMEQILCVKLQVEKANLSVPQLSSTTNDEVETSGMTDDCNSHTSVPSTECLPVNESHENQEIDQTTSECSSKQEPCRPEEPHMEKSLQNILTSTPIVKYTKPTPALTENTKKDHFIGNSKKLDESHMVNGPSSADTRLTNGRHYKSKSVKTELALRDPAFSDQQDDNLNVNRITSSSLSLSSFDSAKSSPNQFDEDQSYFSWSHSVENLEQRIKETSIVKQGESPDASAPIVTCEDNGMGDESLVLSPKASLVCTILNTNQTTSVSFLEQISKRCLQDDPTQASVEQACLIFSEKMKQLLKKTKRGPTQQEEAHNSLSSSCTSPPMMIHFSNLEEQDISLYPLGNSLFGQTIMVDMSDRKDQQRQNSGHPREKSRTASNPLDHAGVSKVTAECARLYKATMHDICAVELDFSRPKYFNMDGVHSKTEPSNHFDFCDQMKREMDETFRSKLNSIVKKSCKTRYRFFILMTSDDTFFDETKAQLQAEGHTAVDPDEFFIKDSLSSLLIILRNEDIAEHIFQVPHLLELKRTPNVLFAGIDEPDDVLNLTYQEVFTAGGIVMIDKAALESLSLCNMKKISTILQELNGMGKWKWMLHYRDSRRIKENARLSAEAKEKKNFLLWGQDAGMLEVMPYHGCDLMSRDHPDYLTCLVRLQIQNISSRHTVFITDNATDGAYERKGIYMTTVNSFLTKPPSETFTV, encoded by the exons TGAGGTGAAAAGAATAG CTCGCCCATACTTGCCTTGGAGAGGAAAGCTTCAGATCGGGAGTCAGTCTTACAGTGTTGGACTGAGATCTACAGCAGGGGCTTCAATGCCTTCAAAACT CCCACCAGTGGTGAAAATCGACAAAGCCATTTCCATGGTGGATCTCAGACACCTGTTGCCAAAGACTGTTTTTGAGACCTGCTTAACTGGTGAAG CATTTCTGGATGGATTGTACTGCAGTCTCTGTGAGTTAATTTCAACTGAGGTGGAAGAAAACAGGAGTCTCGCTCTGCTTGTTGCTGAGCTCAAGAAGAAAGATGCT GCTCTCGCTTTTCCACTTAATGATGGTGGATTTCTTATCCTGTTGCACTCATCTCATTTCCTTGGGTGTGATG ATATGGGGACTGGATCAACTGAAGGCCTGCAAGGCATCTTTGTGTTTCCAGATTCTCGTGTTGCAGTGAGAG ATGTGAAATTTGGACTTAGACCCTCTGCCATATCGCTTGAAAAACTTTGGTTTCTCCCTTCATTACGTTCTGCAAAGGGGAAAGTTGGGAAACCAGCAATCAACTCAAGTGAACAACTATGGGAAAGATTAGTACATTATATGTGCAGTTATGAAGCACTGTTGAAATCTCGACTGGGATCTTGGCCCTGCAAGGAATTCAGCGTCTTACCAGCTGAATATAATGATCAGAATACCCACAAACATGTCAGTTCTTCCCCCGAGTGGATTCATCATGCATGGCAGGGGTTTAACTTATACCTCAGCAAACCAGAGTGCTTTCAGGTACCGCTGTCCAGCGCCTCAGACGTTCTGGCAGCTGAACAGGAGGAGCAAAGAGAGGACCTTGATGATGATGTTTATATCTGTCCATCTCCTGAACTGGTCGATCCTGTGAGCAATCCAGTACAAGACCAGGTGTCAGACAAAACATGTACCGAGACTTCTTTGGACAGTTTTTCTTCAAGGGCAGAAGCCCGAACTGATTTACCAATACCAAGACAATGTGCCATGCACACTGAGATGGGAAAATCTATTgatactgaaggaaaaaaacaactaatttcTCTATCGGAGGACCTTCCTTCAGAGCTGATTGTCAGCATTACTTCAGCAGAACAAAGTGTTGGAGTGGAGTCCATAAGTGTTGGCAGAAATATGTCAACAACAAAGCATAATGACTTTAAGTTTGGTGGAATTTCAATGACTTCCAAGTTACAGAGTGTACAAACGAACTCCCATACTGATGAGACTGATGAAGCTAGAAAAGTTGTAGCCTACCCCCAGGTTACCAAACTCacaaaacccaaaaagaggagaggacagagggggTTCTCGAAAAAACAAACGCTGGCGTCTACAGCTTGTGTCAGGACTCCCAgctcacagacagaaaaagcaCCAGATGAGATTGGCAGCTTGAAAAGTCAAAAGGATAGAACCACCAAACAAATGTCTGCTAATCCACGGCGGAGAATTTCCTCCAACACTGCTTGGAGGAGAGCAATCCAACGCAAGCACACAACAGGAGCGCAGGAGAAAACATCTGACGCTGAACAGCAGAACATGGAAAACAGTACTTTGATGGAGCTTAAAGCTGGTCctctgagaaagaaaacagaggttTGGGATCTGAAGCCAGTTGTCTCAGAATGTGGAAGAATCTTGGTTCCTCATGGCTCTGTAGATGTTGCTTATCATATAAAGCATATTCAGGAAAAGATCCAAGCTACAAAGGACGAGCTGGGTCTGGACAAACCACTGCTTGATACCTCAACAAAAGCTCATAACACAgtggaaatggagaaaaaggCTTGCGCTGATCAAGAAACATCAGTCGATGAAATGGGCATCACAACATCTATGGAATGTAGAAACCAGCAACAGAACATGAAGAGTCATGTTGATCCTGAAGAAAGTGTTTTGGAGCACTCGGATAATTGCACAGTCTCAAAGCCTTTGAATACGGAGACTAATGTGGAATGGCTAAACAAGGTTGCAGATCATCCTCCCTTGCGAgaaattgaggaaaaaaaaattggcttCATTTCCACACCAATGAGTCCGCTGAAAGGCGAAATACTGTTGACCAAACTGAAATCAGTTCTctcaagaggaaagagaaaattgGATTTTTTGATGATGGAAGAGGCAACTGCGAACACAGTTGAGGACATCCAACCCTGCCATAAGCAGCAGAAAGTGGAGTCTGAAACTGAAATGTTGACGAGGAATAGTGCAAGTACTCTGGTTGAGAGCATTCGTGTCAATGACATGTCCAGCATGCTCCCAGTTGATGTCTTTGCAAATGCCCTTGGCCTCACCCCTAAAGAATCACCAGTTCAGAGAACTCAGGATCAGGATTATTTGCAAAAGGAAGACTCACCTGAGACACGAGACAAGCAGATACTACGACGACCACTAATGAGTTCTCCACGGCGTCGTAGGATTAAAACACTCAAAAAGTTCAAAGGCATCACTGAAGAATGCATCAAAAAGACAT GGTGGTTGCATTTTCAAACTCCAGCTTGTAATTCCAGTGAAAATCTCACATATAAAGACTGTTCTAGGGACAATTTGTTCAGGAAGACTGTTAAGGAAAATGTGAACAGTGTTTGTACATCTACTGATGGATTGAACTTACTTGCTGACTTGGCACTCGGTGCAAGTAGTGGCCAGGTTCCTCTACCACCGCACCCAGCACTTGAAAGCCCACCTGAGACAAGTTTGAAGAAGTGTGAACTTACCAAAAGTCTTACAGCTGTTGATCAAGACTCAATTCTTCACGCTCTGCTTAGACAGCCTCCTGCGAGAGCTGTTCATCTGCCTGATACGACTGCTTCAGTGAACCACCTTGTTGGAGGCGATgagttggttggtttgttgatgAAAGAACATGCTTACTCATTGGACCCATCTTCCTCTTTGCTGTTGGGTTTGCCAGGTACACCCTTCCAGGCATCCCCTGTAAGTGGTTCTACCAGACTGCTGCTTCATCACCAGGCAGTGTATGGtgataaatacaaaacactACACTCCTCTCTCGGTCAAGAAGATCAATATGAAGCCACCAACAGTCCAGACTGCCTGAAAAAGCTGTTGACAACCAGGCAGAAGTTCAGGCACTCTCGAACTTTTGTTTATAAGGATGGTTCTCTCCAAGTCACACGTCAGTGGCAAGAGAAGTACAACTTTGCTGCAGACAGCAAGTTTACAAATGAAACGAAGAACAAAGCAATTATCCGAGCTTTACATGG GCCATGGGATTTCTCCATCCAAGACACCGATCCAGAAAAGCAGCTTATCATCCACATGTGGATAGGTTTGTTTTACAGCCGATCGACAGCCAGGTTCTTTCATGCTGACTCAAACTTGGAATACTCAAGTTCAGAAGATCCTTTGGATATTCCCAGTGCAGTGATATCAGATCCAGCAGGGGATGACCTTGCAGATATTTCAGATCCTTCAACTCCTGAAGCTTTGGACCTCAGTAAAAGGAGCAACTCGGCTTCGAGCAAAGAGTCGGTGGTTTTGGATTTGTCTCTGAAGAACTCCATTGCAGAGGCGGTCCCTTCAGATGAACAAGTGAGCAAAATGGAGACTTCAGAATCAGATGGACAAGAAAAAATCATCCAAGCACTGAATGAGCTGAAATCACCTAGAGCGATAAATGAG AGTCAACAAGAGCCTGGCCAATCcactgagcacaacagtgacgTAACTGATGTGAATGACATGGCAGTTGATGAAGAAAGAGACGACAAAAGTTTCGGCAAGACTATGATTCCATTTATTGGACCAGATACCTCTGGCGATGATATATCAGAACCACTTCATTCCTTGCAACCATCAGATGTTGAGGAAATCCCCTTCACCAGTGAAACAACCAACTCTGAAGCTGTCCTGCCCACTGCTGTGCTTGCTACATCTGAGATCTGTGCCAGAAAAACAGAACCCTCTTCACCCAAATTACCACTTCAGGATGTAAGTGAAACCGATCAGCCTCAGGGAAATCACCCTGAGAACAGGTGCCCCACCCCAACTATTGACGAAAAACCATATGAGTCGAGACCTTTTGGCTTTAAAAATGCTGACGAAATCCTCAAAAACATCTCTGAGATGTCCTCATCATCTTCAAATGATGACTtaccagaaaagaaaaaaaatattgctacTTCTGCAGTCAACACTCACCTCCACGTTGATCTTGAAGCAAGAATCCTGAGAGTTTTACCAAGCGTGAGCAATCTCCCTTCCAAGTCAAACCTCACTGACAAACCAAGCCAGATCAAATTAACTGACATGAATGAGTCCTCTGATCCAACCCCGGACTCAACAAGCTCCCATACCTacctgagagaagaagaaaagccaaCAATGGCTTGTGCCACGCAGGATTTGCCTGCAGAGTCATTGGATCCCAACTCATATTTTAAGGAAAGAATGGAGCAAATACTTTGTGTTAAGTTGCAGGTGGAAAAGGCAAATTTGTCAGTTCCTCAACTCTCTTCTACAACTAATGATGAAGTGGAGACCTCTGGGATGACAGATGATTGCAATTCTCACACATCTGTTCCATCTACTGAATGTTTGCCAGTGAATGAATCTCATGAAAATCAAGAGATTGACCAAACAACATCTGAATGCAGTTCAAAACAGGAACCTTGCCGCCCAGAAGAGCCACACATGGAGAAGTCTTTGCAAAATATCCTGACTAGTACCCCTATAGTCAAATACACAAAACCAACTCCAGCACtcacagaaaatacaaagaaagaCCATTTCATAGGAAATTCCAAGAAATTGGACGAAAGCCATATGGTCAATGGGCCTTCTTCAGCAGACACTAGGCTAACAAATGGTCGTCATTACAAATCTAAGTCAGTGAAAACTGAATTGGCACTTCGTGATCCCGCATTTTCTGACCAACAAGATGATAATCTAAATGTCAACAGGATCACATCCTCGTCACTATCACTATCATCCTTTGACTCTGCTAAAAGTTCCCCCAACCAATTTGATGAAGATCAGAGTTACTTCAGCTGGAGTCATTCAGTTGAGAATCTTGAGCAAAGAATTAAGGAGACTTCTATTGTCAAACAGGGAGAGTCTCCTGATGCATCAGCTCCAATTGTGACTTGCGAAGATAATGGCATGGGAGATGAGAGCCTTGTCTTGAGTCCCAAAGCATCACTTGTATGCACAATCTTAAACACCAACCAGAcaacttctgtttcttttttggagCAAATTTCCAAGAGGTGCCTCCAAGATGACCCCACTCAGGCATCAGTAGAACAGGCTTGTCtcatattttcagaaaaaatgaaacagcTTCTAAAAAAGACCAAGAGGGGTCCCACACAACAAGAAGAAGCTCACAACAGCTTGAGTTCATCTTGCACTAGTCCTCCTATGATGATCCACTTCTCCAATCTAGAGGAacaggacatttcactgtatccATTGGGCAACTCACTTTTTGGACAAACAATCATGGTGGACATGTCCGACAGGAAAGACCAACAGAGACAAAACAGTGGACATCCCCGAGAAAAATCCCGTACAGCAAGCAATCCCCTGGACCATGCTGGTGTTTCaaaagtgacagcagagtgtgCAAGGCTCTACAAAGCAACAATGCATGACATTTGTGCTGTTGAACTGGATTTCTCAAGACCGAAATACTTCAACATGGATGGAGTTCACTCAAAGACGGAACCGAGTAACCACTTTGACTTCTGTGATCAAATGAAGAGAGAAATGGATGAGACGTTTCGCAGTAAGCTAAATTCAATCGTGAAGAAATCTTGTAAAACCAGATACCGATTCTTCATATTGATGACATCTGATGACACCTTCTTTGACGAAACCAAG gcaCAGTTACAGGCAGAAGGTCATACTGCTGTCGATCCAGATGAGTTCTTCATCAAGGATAGCTTGTCATCTCTACTCATCATCCTCAGGAATGAAGACATTGCTGAGCACATTTTTCAG GTCCCACACTTGCTTGAGCTGAAGAGGACCCCAAATGTGCTGTTTGCTGGTATTGACGAACCTGATGATGTCCTCAATCTCACATACCAGGAGGTCTTCACAGCGGGTGGTATTGTAATGATTGACAAAGCAGCACTGGAGTCCCTCAGCCTTT gcaacatgaaaaaaatctcCACGATCTTGCAAGAGCTAAATGGAATGGGGAAGTGGAAATGGATGTTACATTACAGAGACAGTCGTCGGATCAAAGAAAATGCAAG GCTGAGTGCAGAAgcaaaggagaagaagaacttTCTGCTCTGGGGCCAGGACGCCGGAATGCTGGAGGTCATGCCTTACCATGGATGTGATCTGATGTCGAGAGATCACCCTGACTATCTCACATGTTTAGTCCGCTTGCAGATCCAGAATATATCATCTCGCCACACAGTTTTTATCACTG ACAATGCAACAGATGGCGCCTATGAGAGGAAAGGAATTTATATGACGACGGTGAACTCTTTTCTGACAAAGCCACCAAGCGAAacatttacagtctga